From one Rhineura floridana isolate rRhiFlo1 chromosome 4, rRhiFlo1.hap2, whole genome shotgun sequence genomic stretch:
- the LOC133382819 gene encoding cysteine-rich venom protein helothermine-like — protein MILLILNVCLAAVLYQPTVQASDSSASLMTTNVNQQNEIVNKHNDLRRRVQPSAKNMLKMNWNNVIAQNAQRWANQCNLKHSSQQSRLIDGTGCGENLYMSSAPNSWSDAIQAWYNEVKDFAYGSGAKTRGAVIGHYTQVVWYKSNEVGCALAYCSAQPIFKYFYVCQYCPAGNYADKMATPYSTGQPCGDCPNNCNNGLCTNPCKENDKYTNCADLKNQWGCGKPIMQDCKASCTCTTEIQ, from the exons ATGATCCTGCTCATTTTGAATGTGTGCCTGGCTGCAGTGTTGTACCAGCCTACTGTTCAG GCCTCTGACAGTTCTGCTAGTCTGATGACCACCAATGTAAATCAGCAAAATGAAATTGTTAACAAGCATAATGATCTAAGGAGAAGAGTGCAACCATCTGCTAAAAATATGCTAAAAATG AACTGGAACAATGTGATTGCACAAAATGCACAAAGATGGGCAAACCAGTGTAATTTAAAGCACAGTTCACAACAAAGCAGACTAATAG ATGGCACAGGCTGCGGTGAAAATCTCTACATGTCAAGCGCCCCTAACTCATGGTCTGATGCAATTCAAGCTTGGTATAATGAAGTTAAAGACTTTGCATATGGCTCTGGAGCAAAGACAAGAGGAGCAGTGATTGGGCATTATACTCAG GTGGTTTGGTACAAATCTAATGAAGTGGGATGTGCTCTTGCCTACTGTTCTGCCCAGCCAATCTTCAAGTACTTCTATGTTTGCCAGTACTGCCCTGC AGGTAACTATGCAGACAAGATGGCCACCCCCTATTCAACAGGACAACCGTGTGGGGACTGCCCGAATAATTGCAACAATGGATTGTGCA CCAATCCATGCAAGGAAAATGATAAATATACAAACTGTGCGGACTTAAAGAATCAATGGGGCTGCGGCAAACCTATAATGCAAGACTGTAAGGCTAGTTGCACATGTACCACAGAAATTCAATAA